The Elaeis guineensis isolate ETL-2024a chromosome 14, EG11, whole genome shotgun sequence genome has a segment encoding these proteins:
- the LOC105057304 gene encoding uncharacterized protein, with product MAAIYSLFIINKSGGLIFYKDYGSAGRMDTNDSLRLASLWHSMHAISQQLSPTLGCNGIELLQADTFDLHCFQSLTGTKFFVVCEPGAQHMEGLLKVIYELYTDYVLKNPFYEMEMPIRCELFDMNLSQAIQKDRVSLFGR from the exons ATGGCGGCGATCTACAGTCTCTTCATCATCAACAAATCCGGCGGTCTCATATTCTACAAG GATTATGGATCGGCTGGGCGGATGGACACGAATGATAGCTTGAGGCTGGCGAGCTTGTGGCACTCGATGCATGCGATCTCGCAGCAGCTATCCCCCACCCTCGGATGCAACGGGATTGAGCTCCTCCAGGCCGACACCTTCGATCTCCACTGCTTCCAATCCCTCACTG GTACAAAATTTTTTGTTGTTTGCGAGCCTGGCGCACAACACATGGAAGGTCTGCTAAAAGTTATCTATGAGTTGTACACGGATTATGTTCTGAAGAACCCTTTCTATGAAATGGAGATGCCAATCCGTTGTGAACTTTTTGATATGAACCTTTCTCAAGCAATCCAGAAAGACCGTGTTTCTCTGTTTGGGCGTTGA